One Candidatus Kryptobacter tengchongensis DNA window includes the following coding sequences:
- a CDS encoding Uncharacterized membrane protein codes for MEIFAYLVFLIFIIYRASQINFLSKFFKYLPPVIWVYFLPMLSSAIGIIPRESEFYTWTRTYLLPSALVLLLLSANIPVIVKLGIKAIIMFFAGSFGIIIGGPIVLLIFRHWLPPDAWKGVGALSGSWMGGSATMLAIAQSVGTPESLLAPLIVVDTVVGYGWMGIVIFLSAYQDKVDEFNQVDKTVLIELNKKMQEIKEARKKFLNFVDFTTMIFISFAVGILSLKLGNLLPEIGVIITHYTWGIIIATATGVAMSFTRLSELEHSGSTHVGNFMLYLLLASVGARANVQGIFETPVFMLMGIVWIMIHATCLFIVGRLTKSPMFLMATSSQANIGGPVTAPIVASVYQSALAPVGLLMAVAGNIVGIYGGLLCAQLCYIVSNL; via the coding sequence ATGGAAATTTTTGCATATTTAGTTTTTTTGATTTTTATAATTTACAGGGCAAGCCAGATAAATTTTTTGTCAAAGTTTTTCAAGTATTTACCACCCGTTATCTGGGTTTATTTTCTTCCGATGCTTTCGTCCGCTATTGGTATAATTCCAAGAGAATCCGAGTTTTATACTTGGACAAGGACTTATCTTTTACCGTCTGCGCTTGTTTTACTTTTGCTTTCGGCAAACATACCTGTTATAGTAAAACTTGGCATTAAGGCGATAATTATGTTCTTTGCGGGATCATTTGGTATAATCATTGGAGGTCCAATAGTTTTGTTAATTTTTAGACATTGGCTACCACCTGATGCTTGGAAAGGTGTGGGCGCATTATCGGGAAGCTGGATGGGAGGAAGCGCAACGATGCTTGCTATAGCGCAAAGCGTCGGGACACCCGAGTCATTGCTTGCTCCCCTTATAGTTGTTGACACCGTCGTCGGTTATGGGTGGATGGGAATTGTGATATTTCTATCGGCGTATCAAGATAAAGTTGATGAATTTAACCAAGTTGATAAGACAGTTTTGATTGAACTAAACAAGAAAATGCAGGAAATAAAAGAGGCAAGGAAAAAGTTCTTAAATTTTGTTGATTTTACGACGATGATTTTTATTTCGTTTGCTGTTGGAATCCTATCTTTAAAGCTCGGAAATCTTCTGCCAGAAATTGGAGTGATAATAACACATTATACCTGGGGAATTATAATTGCAACTGCAACTGGTGTGGCGATGTCGTTTACAAGGTTATCAGAGCTTGAACATTCAGGTTCAACTCATGTTGGAAATTTTATGCTTTACCTTTTATTAGCTTCAGTTGGTGCGAGGGCAAATGTTCAAGGAATTTTTGAAACCCCAGTTTTTATGCTTATGGGGATTGTTTGGATAATGATTCATGCAACATGTTTATTTATCGTTGGAAGATTAACAAAATCCCCAATGTTTTTGATGGCAACGAGCAGTCAAGCAAATATAGGAGGACCTGTTACTGCTCCAATTGTTGCTTCAGTTTACCAGAGCGCGCTCGCCCCAGTCGGACTCCTTATGGCTGTCGCTGGAAACATAGTCGGAATTTATGGTGGTCTTCTCTGTGCTCAACTTTGCTATATCGTCTCAAATCTATAG
- a CDS encoding NlpC/P60 family protein, translating to MKKTLNFWILFLMVSSVFSQENLYENLIQEISQKYVPDKRVGVFDVKIYERENVLILKGETTVKEAKYELVSKLKQNSVNVIDSVIILPSPELGDKVYGVINVSVANMRAKPAHQAELVNQVLMGNSVKILKRHGYWFFVQTEPPENYLGWIEEGGLKIFDLNGFEKWAKMEKIIFTDYFGFVYSHKDKKSIPVSDLVMGDILGVVKDEGRWIFVFLPDGRTGYVEKNQVENLEKWRKNVSLNVDNLINTAKKFVGFPYLWGGTSVKGFDCSGFTKVVFKMNGFELPRDADQQSYLGVEIDPGKDFENLKPGDLLFFGQKSEEGKPEKITHVGIYLGNKEFIHCSGKVSIDSFDPKAPNFNEYRYKTFVKAKRLIKK from the coding sequence ATGAAAAAGACCTTAAATTTTTGGATCTTATTTTTAATGGTTTCATCAGTTTTCTCACAGGAAAATCTTTATGAGAATTTAATTCAGGAGATATCGCAAAAATATGTGCCTGATAAAAGAGTTGGGGTTTTTGATGTAAAAATTTATGAACGGGAAAATGTTTTGATATTGAAGGGTGAAACGACCGTAAAAGAGGCAAAGTATGAATTGGTTTCAAAGTTGAAACAAAACTCGGTTAATGTAATTGATAGTGTTATCATATTGCCATCCCCAGAACTTGGCGATAAAGTTTATGGAGTTATTAATGTAAGTGTTGCAAACATGAGGGCGAAGCCAGCGCACCAAGCAGAACTTGTAAATCAGGTTTTGATGGGAAATAGTGTTAAGATATTAAAACGGCATGGCTACTGGTTTTTCGTTCAAACAGAACCACCTGAAAATTATCTTGGGTGGATTGAGGAAGGAGGGTTGAAAATTTTTGATTTGAATGGATTTGAAAAGTGGGCGAAAATGGAAAAGATTATTTTCACCGATTATTTTGGTTTCGTTTATTCGCATAAAGATAAAAAATCAATTCCAGTAAGTGATCTTGTGATGGGAGATATTTTAGGAGTTGTGAAAGATGAGGGGAGGTGGATTTTTGTTTTTTTACCTGATGGAAGAACAGGTTATGTTGAAAAGAATCAAGTTGAGAATCTTGAAAAGTGGCGGAAAAATGTTAGTTTAAATGTAGATAATTTGATTAACACTGCCAAAAAGTTTGTCGGTTTCCCTTATCTTTGGGGTGGGACAAGTGTGAAGGGATTTGATTGTTCAGGTTTTACGAAAGTTGTTTTTAAGATGAATGGTTTTGAATTACCAAGGGACGCAGATCAGCAATCATATCTTGGGGTTGAAATTGACCCAGGTAAAGATTTTGAGAATTTAAAGCCAGGGGATTTGTTATTTTTCGGTCAAAAATCAGAGGAGGGGAAACCGGAGAAAATTACTCATGTTGGAATCTATCTTGGGAATAAAGAATTTATTCATTGTTCTGGGAAAGTTAGCATTGATAGTTTTGATCCCAAAGCGCCCAACTTCAATGAATACAGATACAAGACATTTGTTAAAGCGAAACGATTGATTAAAAAATAA
- a CDS encoding DNA repair protein RadC — protein sequence MKYEVETDYRVRIKDLPPETRPREKFIKFGPQSVSNAELLAILIGSGTKKISAIDLANKILSDAGSLRELARKGLGDLKKYKGIGLKKAVVISAAFELSRRIQSEPALERPQITSPDDIARIFIPRLADLNKEILIVVLLNTANKVIRDVVVSEGNLNSSVIHPREVFKPAIDELSASIILVHNHPSGNPEPSRMDIEVTKQIYQAGEILGIKLLDHVIIAGDKFTSMAQLGVLK from the coding sequence ATGAAATATGAAGTTGAAACAGACTACAGAGTTAGGATAAAGGATTTGCCACCGGAAACAAGACCAAGAGAGAAGTTCATAAAATTTGGACCTCAATCAGTTTCAAATGCCGAGTTGCTTGCAATTTTAATCGGTTCTGGAACGAAAAAAATATCTGCTATAGATCTTGCAAATAAAATTTTATCCGATGCAGGAAGTTTGCGTGAGCTTGCTCGTAAGGGTCTTGGGGATCTAAAAAAATATAAAGGGATAGGTTTAAAGAAGGCAGTTGTTATTTCAGCAGCTTTTGAGCTTTCAAGAAGAATTCAATCTGAACCCGCATTGGAAAGACCGCAAATTACATCACCGGATGATATTGCCAGAATTTTTATACCACGACTTGCTGACCTGAACAAAGAAATTTTAATCGTTGTTCTTCTTAATACTGCAAACAAAGTTATCCGTGATGTCGTTGTGTCTGAAGGGAATTTAAATTCAAGTGTGATCCACCCAAGGGAAGTTTTCAAACCTGCTATTGATGAGCTTTCGGCAAGTATAATCCTTGTGCATAACCACCCAAGTGGAAATCCAGAGCCAAGCAGAATGGATATTGAGGTAACGAAACAAATTTATCAGGCTGGCGAAATTTTAGGGATAAAACTTCTTGATCATGTCATAATCGCTGGAGATAAGTTTACAAGCATGGCACAACTTGGAGTTTTAAAGTAA
- a CDS encoding ABC-type branched-chain amino acid transport system, substrate-binding protein, which yields MIRFLRLILFFVFVNCYLLGQSDKIYNPVADSLFKSGVEFFKLGLNARVLRGDTAGMIYFSSAYLNFDSIISLDLNHRTTASYIMASKALCYLNRFGDAEKLLKKFIDRFQESEYIEDAFYTLGLIYVKFGEYKRALLSFDKAISKSKYEKLKYIDVVSAVVDSISVSELGEIGKFELTPEVRYLIVRRISDGLASSGKVENAKRYVSNQLRYFQGTEFYEKMMLQINYYDRLLVRPKVKIGVMLPEKQSLSESILKGLEIAIDEHNLNSNPKIGIDVKYYTSRDVDQKLINFKNSPDVLAIIGPIYSEDVQLCARFGDQVKIPIISPTATSDGLTELSKYIFQFNSNYTIRSKTLAQFAIFALGLKNFIILAPNDKIIKPFVDAFINEVERNSGKVIAIQFYRSDETDLRPYFRNLITKLDSLKISAPVGEVVSEEIGLFAPIINSDFIGIISSQIYYHDLKVKILGNDVWNNFDELYMNRRYTDGVIFTSGQYIDRESYSFKNFAKLFREKFGADPDDFSIYGYDAGRLILKIVSEGKLTSDEVYEALKNYEMAGIGRDVIFDAERINKSVSILVFKDSLIRKLSQWVVSQ from the coding sequence ATGATTAGGTTTTTACGATTAATTTTATTTTTCGTTTTTGTCAATTGTTATCTTTTGGGTCAAAGCGACAAAATTTACAATCCAGTTGCTGATTCGCTTTTTAAATCTGGAGTTGAATTTTTTAAACTTGGCTTGAACGCAAGAGTTCTTCGTGGTGATACTGCAGGTATGATTTATTTTTCATCTGCTTATTTAAATTTTGATTCCATTATTTCACTTGATCTGAACCATCGCACAACCGCAAGTTATATTATGGCTTCAAAAGCGTTGTGCTATCTCAATAGATTTGGAGATGCTGAAAAACTTCTGAAAAAATTCATTGATCGTTTCCAAGAAAGTGAATACATTGAAGATGCTTTTTACACGCTCGGTTTAATTTATGTTAAATTTGGGGAGTATAAACGAGCGTTGCTTTCTTTTGATAAGGCTATCTCAAAATCAAAATATGAGAAATTAAAGTATATTGATGTTGTCTCGGCTGTAGTTGATTCAATTAGTGTGAGTGAGCTTGGTGAAATTGGAAAATTTGAATTGACCCCTGAAGTAAGATATCTCATAGTTCGTAGGATTTCCGATGGACTTGCTTCTTCTGGAAAAGTTGAGAATGCAAAAAGGTATGTCTCAAACCAGTTAAGGTATTTTCAGGGAACGGAGTTTTATGAGAAGATGATGCTTCAAATTAATTATTATGACCGATTGCTCGTTCGCCCGAAGGTAAAAATTGGGGTTATGCTTCCAGAGAAGCAGAGTTTGAGCGAATCAATTTTAAAGGGGCTTGAGATCGCAATTGATGAACATAATTTGAATTCAAACCCAAAGATTGGGATTGATGTTAAGTATTATACAAGCAGAGATGTTGATCAAAAATTGATAAATTTCAAAAATTCGCCAGATGTTCTTGCTATAATTGGACCAATTTATAGTGAGGATGTTCAACTTTGTGCAAGGTTCGGGGATCAGGTGAAAATACCTATAATTTCTCCGACTGCAACATCAGATGGTTTGACGGAGTTAAGCAAGTATATCTTTCAATTTAATTCAAACTATACAATTCGTTCAAAGACGCTTGCGCAGTTTGCTATTTTTGCACTTGGTTTGAAGAATTTCATCATCCTTGCACCAAACGATAAAATTATCAAACCATTTGTTGATGCGTTTATTAATGAAGTTGAAAGAAACTCTGGAAAGGTCATCGCAATTCAATTTTATAGATCCGATGAAACCGATCTTCGTCCGTATTTTAGAAATCTAATTACAAAACTTGACTCGCTTAAAATCTCTGCGCCAGTGGGTGAGGTCGTTTCTGAAGAAATCGGCTTATTTGCTCCAATCATAAATTCAGATTTTATCGGGATAATTTCTTCTCAAATATATTACCATGACCTAAAAGTTAAAATCCTCGGTAACGATGTATGGAACAATTTTGATGAACTTTATATGAATAGGAGATATACGGATGGTGTTATATTCACAAGCGGACAATATATTGACCGTGAAAGTTACTCATTTAAAAACTTTGCGAAATTGTTTAGGGAAAAATTTGGAGCTGATCCAGACGATTTTTCAATTTACGGATATGACGCAGGGAGGTTAATTTTGAAAATAGTAAGCGAGGGTAAATTGACATCTGATGAAGTTTACGAAGCGCTTAAAAATTATGAAATGGCTGGAATTGGACGAGATGTTATTTTTGATGCTGAAAGGATCAACAAATCTGTCTCAATCCTTGTCTTCAAGGATAGCTTAATAAGAAAATTATCTCAGTGGGTAGTAAGTCAATGA
- a CDS encoding Tetratricopeptide repeat-containing protein — protein sequence MPNSVLRKSLEKARRYFDSGKFLHSTQIYHRLINEFPNFVDAYIELAFIYTKLGKENYAEKLLRKAYEIEPRNEEVLFMLGNICLKSKRFDEAIKFYTPIANLDYPVVHYNLGLAYYYRGDFLEAEAEFKKVLKLDPEFPKVFETLGEILIKRGAYEEAVEYLQRGIKKEPYNHMLYYLLAISHWNLRNLTEAKSAIETAIDLEPNKAILWETCGELLLDLGEVDEAEKYFNRAIGLDKNLVDSFINLGLIYTYRGKKEEANRFFSEALRIDPNAEAKIEEKLNLLRND from the coding sequence ATGCCAAATTCAGTTTTGAGGAAATCACTTGAAAAGGCAAGGAGATATTTTGATTCGGGGAAATTTTTACATTCAACTCAAATTTACCATAGACTTATAAATGAATTCCCAAATTTCGTTGATGCTTACATAGAGCTTGCTTTTATTTATACAAAGCTTGGAAAAGAAAATTACGCCGAAAAATTGTTGAGAAAAGCGTATGAAATTGAACCGAGAAATGAAGAAGTTCTTTTCATGCTTGGGAATATATGCCTTAAATCAAAAAGGTTTGATGAAGCGATAAAATTTTACACCCCTATTGCTAACCTTGATTATCCTGTAGTTCATTACAACCTTGGGCTTGCATATTATTACAGGGGTGATTTTCTTGAAGCTGAAGCAGAGTTTAAGAAAGTATTAAAACTTGATCCTGAGTTTCCCAAGGTTTTTGAAACCCTTGGGGAGATACTAATAAAGCGTGGAGCTTATGAGGAAGCAGTGGAATATCTGCAACGGGGTATAAAAAAGGAACCATATAATCACATGCTTTATTATCTCCTTGCAATTTCACATTGGAACCTTAGGAATTTGACTGAGGCGAAAAGTGCTATTGAAACCGCAATTGATCTTGAACCTAATAAAGCAATTCTCTGGGAAACATGTGGGGAGTTGTTGCTTGACCTTGGTGAAGTTGATGAAGCGGAGAAATATTTTAATCGTGCTATTGGGCTTGATAAAAATCTTGTTGATTCATTCATAAATCTTGGATTGATTTACACATACCGTGGGAAAAAAGAAGAAGCAAATAGGTTTTTCAGTGAAGCGTTAAGAATTGACCCGAACGCTGAAGCGAAAATAGAGGAAAAACTTAATCTTTTGAGAAATGATTAG
- a CDS encoding GMP synthase (glutamine-hydrolysing), which translates to MRPSEFILVLDFGSQYTQLIARRIRELGVYSEVQPFNFPIDEIVRSKPKGIILSGGPASVYENGSPQVDVKLFELGIPVLGICYGLQLIAYNLGGEVDRFAKREYGKAILKIEKDDDLFYGLGSNTVVWMSHGDALVKAPDGFEVIGQTENSPICAIRKKDKKIYGVQFHPEVAHTEKGIDMLKNFVYKICECHGGWNAEFFIENTIKEIKDTVKDKKVICAVSGGVDSTVLAILLNKAIGKNLIAIYIDNGLMRKNESIEVIEMFKKLGINVHYVGAGEIFLERLHGVVEPEMKRKIIGHTFVEVFEREAEKFVDVEFLAQGTLYPDVIESTSYRGPSSKIKTHHNVGGLPEKMKFKLIEPFRELFKDEVRRVGKSLGLDDEILNRHPFPGPGLAVRIIGEITHEKLEILRSADEILIEEIKKANLYDKMWQAFAVLLPVRSVGVMGDERSYEYVIALRAVTSQDGMTADWVRLPYDVLERISSRIVNEVRGVNRVVYDITTKPPATIEWE; encoded by the coding sequence ATGCGACCCAGCGAATTTATCCTTGTACTTGACTTCGGTTCACAATACACACAGCTTATAGCAAGAAGGATAAGGGAACTTGGTGTATATTCCGAAGTTCAACCTTTTAATTTCCCTATTGATGAAATTGTGAGATCAAAACCGAAAGGGATAATTCTATCTGGCGGTCCAGCAAGTGTTTATGAGAATGGCTCTCCACAAGTTGATGTTAAATTATTTGAACTTGGGATTCCTGTTTTGGGGATTTGTTATGGGCTTCAACTCATTGCATATAATCTTGGTGGGGAAGTTGATAGGTTTGCTAAAAGAGAATATGGGAAAGCAATTTTAAAAATTGAAAAAGATGATGATCTCTTCTATGGTTTGGGTTCAAATACCGTTGTCTGGATGAGTCATGGTGATGCGCTTGTGAAAGCACCTGATGGATTTGAGGTCATCGGTCAAACTGAAAACTCCCCAATTTGTGCGATACGAAAAAAGGATAAAAAAATTTACGGCGTGCAATTTCATCCAGAAGTTGCACATACTGAAAAAGGGATTGATATGTTGAAAAATTTCGTATATAAAATCTGTGAATGTCATGGTGGTTGGAACGCTGAATTTTTTATTGAAAATACGATAAAAGAAATTAAAGACACGGTCAAGGATAAAAAAGTTATATGTGCTGTAAGCGGTGGAGTTGATTCAACAGTGCTTGCTATCTTGCTTAACAAAGCTATTGGCAAAAATTTGATTGCAATTTACATTGATAATGGATTGATGCGTAAGAATGAAAGTATAGAAGTTATTGAAATGTTTAAAAAACTTGGTATTAATGTTCATTATGTTGGCGCTGGTGAGATTTTTCTTGAGAGGTTGCACGGTGTAGTTGAACCAGAAATGAAAAGAAAAATCATAGGACATACTTTTGTTGAAGTTTTTGAACGAGAGGCGGAGAAATTCGTAGATGTTGAATTTCTCGCACAGGGAACTTTATATCCAGATGTAATTGAGTCAACATCTTATAGGGGACCTTCTTCAAAGATAAAAACTCACCACAATGTTGGTGGGCTTCCAGAAAAGATGAAATTTAAATTAATAGAACCGTTTAGAGAACTTTTTAAAGATGAGGTAAGACGAGTTGGAAAATCGCTTGGACTTGATGATGAGATATTAAATCGTCATCCATTTCCTGGTCCAGGGCTTGCTGTTAGAATTATTGGTGAAATTACGCATGAAAAACTTGAAATTTTAAGAAGCGCTGATGAAATTCTTATTGAAGAAATAAAAAAAGCAAATCTTTATGATAAAATGTGGCAAGCCTTTGCTGTGCTTTTACCCGTAAGATCGGTTGGGGTTATGGGTGATGAAAGAAGCTATGAATATGTCATCGCTTTAAGAGCTGTGACAAGTCAGGATGGAATGACGGCTGATTGGGTGAGGTTGCCGTATGATGTGCTTGAGAGAATTTCATCAAGGATTGTCAATGAAGTTAGAGGAGTTAATAGAGTTGTTTATGATATAACGACAAAACCACCAGCAACAATTGAATGGGAGTAA